The proteins below come from a single Aegilops tauschii subsp. strangulata cultivar AL8/78 chromosome 6, Aet v6.0, whole genome shotgun sequence genomic window:
- the LOC109749490 gene encoding uncharacterized protein isoform X2: protein MRPLRSSKCTITFSSTDQLKCAATSGALPMLCSPVISNVLVTKTLIDGGAGLNVLSIETFDHLQVPYDQLQPTKPFSGLTDGSTTPIGQICLPVTFGKRDNYRTELIDFDVAHIRLAYNAILGYPALAKFMVVAHHGYNILKMPGNRDIITIACEEKDPVCALERAYQATAVENPDDEGTVYPPEAVPMKKKQLLHQGPQENGISSGTTSGPAPTDGAPPSLA from the coding sequence ATGCGACCGCTCAGGTcatccaagtgcaccatcaccttcagctcaaccgaccaactcaagtgcgcggcaacttctggtgccctcccgatgctctgctcgcccgtcatcagcaacgtcctcgtCACTAAGActctcatcgatggcggtgcggggctcaaCGTTCTTTCCATTGAGACGTTCGACCACCTCCAAGTACCCTATGACCAgctgcagcccaccaagcctttctcaggattaaccgacggctccaccaccccgatagggcagatctgcctccctgtcaccttcggcaagcgcgacaactaccgcactgagctcatcgacttcgacgtcgcccacatccgccttgcatacaacgccatccttgggtatccagcccttgCCAAGTTCATGGTAGTGGCTCATCACGGTTACAatatcctcaagatgccagggaaccGCGACATCATCACAATTGCCTGCGAGGAAAAGGACCCAGTGTGCGCTCTCGAGCGTGCCTACCAGGCTACGGCAGTCGAGAACCCCGACGATGAAGGcaccgtctaccctcctgaggctgtccccatgaagaagaagcagctgctccaccAAGGGCCTCAGGAGAATGGCatctccagcggcaccacctcaggacctgcgcccacagatggggcgcctccctctctcgcatag
- the LOC109749490 gene encoding uncharacterized protein isoform X1, whose product MERRLLRYRPVDDFYKDWLDRIAELVSAVGGSPAPSLSLPCPPPAAGDVAHGAPPPPPRQDVFLRPRCAAPWRDRPRRAPAACCVRLKIPKVSDEAIILAFSDGVRDVKMKAELAIHEELCTALEMFNMATKCARAEEGRLSLQELSGTDLEDKKAKLKDVKRKGLAVLAAEPEMKRDCDHPESSKGSRPFSVFQNMHNHNTNDCQELRAVHDGRLSRRPERNDRGHGCGGGRGGGRWDDRGPCQEWCDQPREERWQAQPHEGAWRDQPREDRPQGNAGLPSLSPPPRRNDDHHQDKGAGGF is encoded by the coding sequence ATGGAGCGCAGACTCTTGCGCTACCGCCCCGTTGATGACTTCTACaaagactggctggaccgcatcgccgagctagTCAGTGCTGTTGGGGGCTCTCCTGCCCCGTCTCTCTCGTTGCCTTGCCCGCCGCCTGCTGCGGGTGACGTAGCTCATGGagcacctcctccacctccccgTCAAGACGTCTTCCTCAGGCCAAGGTGCGCGGCCCCATGGCGTGACCGGCCGCGCAGGGCGCCTGCCGCCTGCtgtgttcgcctcaagatccccaaggtttcggacgaggccatcatcttagcgttttctgatggcgtccgcgacgtcaagatgaaggcagaactcgccatacacgaggagctgtgcacggctctggagatgttcaacatggcaactaagtgcgcaagagctgaggagggtcGCCTCTCCCTCCAGGAGCTCTCGGGGACAGACctagaagacaagaaggccaagctcaaggacgtgaagcgcaaggggctGGCTGTGCTTGCGGCCgagccagagatgaagcgcgACTGCGACCATccagagtcatccaagggcagccgcccATTCTCAGTCTTCCAAAACatgcacaaccacaacaccaatgactgtcaggagctcagggccgtCCACGACGGGCGCCTCAGTCgtcgccccgagcgcaacgaccgaggcCATGGCTGCGgaggaggccgaggaggaggacgctgggatgaccgcgGCCCTTGTCAGGAGTGGtgcgatcagcctcgtgaggagcGCTGGCAAGCCCAGCCTcatgagggcgcctggagagatcagcctcgtgaggatcgtcctcagggtaATGCCGGCCTCCCTTCGCTgtcaccaccaccaagaaggaatgacgaccaccaccaggacaagggggctgggggcttctag